The DNA sequence ttctgttaagtttctcaagttccacatgtgaggggaaaaaatatgacatctgtctttctctgactaacttatttcacttagcataatatcctccagtttcatccatcgtgttgcaaatggcagaatttcattctttctcattgccaagtggtattccattgtatatataaacaacatcttctttatctgttcatcagttgatggacatttgggttctttccataatttggctattgttgagagtactgctataaacattggtgtagatgtgcccctatgaatcagcactcctgtattctggataaattcctagtggtgCTACTGatgggttgtaaggtagttctatttttaattttttgaggaacctctgaactgttttccagagcggctgcaccagtttgcagtcccaccaacagtgcaggagggttctcatttcttcccaccctcaccaacatctgctgtttcctaaattgttaatattagccactctgaccagtgggAGGTGACATCTCAtggtgcttttgatttgtattttcctgaggaTGAATGACATTGAGCAAATTATGTGTCCATTTgacatatggatgtcttctttggaaaagtgtgtattCATATCATGTGCCCATTTctcaatggattatttgttttttaggtgtagagcttgataagttctttatagattttggatacaaatcctttatccaatatgtcatttgcaaatatcttttcccattccatcagttgccttttagctttgttgattgttttctttgcagtgcagaaagtttttatcttgatgaggtcccaatagttcatttttgcttttattttctttgccatcagagacatgtcaagaaagaaattgttgcagctgaggtcaaagggttgttgcttgttttctcctctggggttttgatggtttcctgtctcacatgtaggtctttcatccattttgagtttatatttgtgtctggtgtaagaaagtggtccagtttcattcttctgtgtgctgctgttcagttctcccagcactatttgctaaagagagtgtctttttcttttggatactCTTCCTACTTTGCCAAAGATtcgttggccatatatttgtgggtccaattctgtgttctctattctattccattggcctatgagTTTGACAGACAAgagtactgtcttgatgattacagccttGTAGTgcaggctaaagtctgggactaTGATGCCTCccaatttgatttcctttttcaatATAACTGActattgggggtcttttgtggttccatacatactttaggattgtttttgtCTAGCtctgaaaagaatgctggtgcaattttgattggaattgcaatGAATGTGCAAATTTCTTTGAGTAGtcttgacattttaacaatatttgttattccaatctatgagcatggaatgtttttccatttctttgtgtcttcttcaatttctttcataagctttctatagttttcagcatatagatattttacatctttggttaggtttattcctaggtattttatggttcttggtgtaattgtaaatggggtagatttcttgatttctctttctgttgctttattattggtgtatagaaattcaactgatttctgtacattgattttatatactgtaattttgctgaattcatgtatcagctctaaCGATTCTTTGAtggagtcttttgtgttttccatgtagagtatcatgtcatctgtggaaagtaaaagtttgacttcttctttgccaatttggatgccttttatttcattttgatgtctgattactgaggctaggactcccaacactatgttaaacaacagtggtgagagtggacatccctgccatgttcctgatctcaggggtaaaactctcagtttttctgcattgaggatgatattagctgtgggcttttcatatatggcttttaagatgtttaggtatgttccttctgttccaactttcttgagggcttttatcaagaaaggatgctgtattttgtcaaatgctttttctgcatctattgacaggatcatattgttcttatcctttcttttattaatgtgatgtatcacattgattgatttgtgaatattgaaccagccttgcaccCCAGGAATGAACCCCtcttgatcatggtaaataattcttttgacatactgttgaatttggttggctagtatcttgttgagaatttttgcatccatgttcattagggatattggcctgtaattctcctttttagaggAGTCTcagtctggtttgggaatcaaggtaatggtgGCTTCATAAAATAAGTCCAGaggctttcctttcatttctatttttttggaacagcttgagaaggataagTATCAACTCTGCttgaaatgtctggtagaatccccCTAGGAAACCATCTTGGCCAGGACTCTTATGTGTTGGGAGATTTCTGATaactgacttaattttttttgcttttcttttatgggTCTCTCCaaagtttccatttcttcccGTTTGAGTTTTGATAGTGCGTGGGTGTTCAaagatttatccatttcttccaggttgtccagtttgttggcatataattcttcatagtattctctgataattgtttgtatttctgtcctgttggttgtgatctgtcctctttcatttgtgatttgggtcctttgtcttttctttttagaagtcTGGCTAGgcgcttatcaattttgtttattttttcaaagaaccagctcttcaattcattaatctgttctactggttttttgtttttatcctatactgtttatttctgctctgatctttattatttgtcttcttctgctggcactggggtttctttgctgttctgcttctagttattttaggtgtgctgttagattttgtattgaggatttttcttgtttctagaGATAGGCTTGAATTgcaatgtgttttccttttaaaaccacctttgctgcatcccaaagtgattggactgtcatgttttaattttcatttgcttccatatattttaaaattcttgtttaattgccattcattctttaggaaaatgttctttaaccttcaatgcatttggaagctttccaaattttttcttgtggttgatttcaagtttcataatgttgtgaTCAGAAAATAGTCATGGcataatctcaattcttttattattaaggGCTATTTGGTGACCCAGTTTCTGATTGatcttggagaatattccatgtgcactaggaaaaaaatatgtattctgctacTTTTGGATGAAAAATTCTGAATGTATCTACCAaatccatctggttcagtgtatcattcaaggccatggtttctttattaattttttctatagatgatctatccattgctataaatGGAGTATCAAAGTCCCTTGTAATTAAAGtgttcttatcaataaaattgcttGTGTTTGTGATTGATTGACTTATGTACTTGGGTTCTTCCAAGTTgggaacataaatatttacaatcattagttcttcttgatggattgaccctgtaattataatataaagcccttcttcatctcttgttacaggctttggtttaaaatctagtttgttgatataaatatggctactccagctttcttttgatttccagtagcatgatagaagcttctccattccttcattttcaatctgaaggtgtctaaaatgggtctcctctagacagcatatagatggagcTTGTtactttatccattctgatatactatgtcttttgattggagcatttagtacatttacattcagagttattattggaagatatggatttagtgtcattgtgttatctgtaggtttcatctCCCTTCAAGAGGTGTTTTTGGAGTCTGTTCCATGCATTCTGTTGTTGAgactctggttgctttatttccctacttgtactGGTAGATTGGACCTTCCaacaggtgtgctttgatttgttccttgaagtatcCCATGCCTTGGAACTGGTGGCTgcactggtctggaggagggacTGTCTGGTTAGTCAGTGTCAATCTTGCTGTTAAGATATGCATTCAACACCGACATCCGGCTAGGTGAAGCCAGTGGCCCGAGGTGGGTGCGGATCCGCATGGCTGGAGACTGAAGCAGGTCCTAAGAACCTGTTGAGTCAATTTTTAGTGAAAAGCATTGACCTAGGAGCCAAGAGCCATCTCTTCACTAATTTAATACTGTCCACGTCATCTTgcctctctggatctcagttcCCTGATCggtaaaaaggagataaaaaaattctttatgtatcTGAAGAGTTCTGCCAAGGTCTCTTTAGATATCTTCTCTTCTTATGGAAGAAGAGGGTGATTAAGGAACGGAGTCCATCCTTACTGCTGAGATATTGGAAGAAAAGTAGATGAGGTGGAGGACCGTCTTACTACAATATTGTTTTCTCTTGGTTACCTGTCTACTTGCTGCTCTTGAAGCTGTGCCTATAGACATAGACaagacaaaagtgaaaaatactcAACCTGTGGACAGTGCAAAGATAGAACCACCAGGTACTGGACTTTATTATGACGAATATCTTAAGCAAGTGATTGATGTGCTGGAAACAGAtaattatttcagagaaaaactacagaaagcaGACATAGAGGAAATAAAGAGTGGGAGGCTAAGCAAAGAATTGGATTTAGTAAGTCACCATGTGAGGACAAAACCTGATGAGCTGAAAAGGCAAGAAGTGGCAAGGTTGCGCATGCTAATTAAGCAAAATTGGATTCCCTTCAAGATACGGGCATAGACCATCATGCTCTTCTAAAACAATTTGATCACCTAAACCACCTGAATCCTGACAAGTTTGAATCTACAGATTTAGATATGCTAATCAAAGCGGAGACAAGTGATCTGGATCACTATGATAAGACTCGgcatgaagaatttaaaaaatatgaaatgatgaaggaacatgaaaggagagaatatttaaaaacactgaatgaagaaaagagaaaagaagaagaatccaaatttgaagaaatgaagaaaaagcatgaTAATCATCCCAAAGTTAATCATCCAGGAAGCAAAGATCAACTAAAAGAGGTATGGGAAGAGACTGATGGATTGGATCCTAATGACTTTGACCCCAAGACATTTTTCAAATTACATGATGTCAATAATGATCGCTTCCTAGATGAACAAGAACTAGAAGCCCTATTTACCAAAGGAGAAAGTATATGACCCCAAAAATGAAGAAGATGATATGGTAGAAATGGAGGAAGAACGGCTTAGAATGAGGGAACATGTAATGAATGAGGTTGATGCTAACAAAGACCGACTAGTGACTCTAGAAGAGTTTTTGAaagctacagaaaaaaaagaattcttggagCCAGATAGCTGGGAGACATTGGATCAGCAACAGTTCTTCACAGAGGAAGAactgaaagaatatgaaaatctTATCTCTTTACAAgaaaatgaacttaagaaaaaggcagatgagcttcagaaacaaaaggaagagctACAACGTCAGAATGACCAACTTGAGGCTCAGAAGCTGGAATATCATCAGGTCGTACAACAGatggaacaaaaaaaattacaacaagAAATTCCTCCATCAGGGCCTGGTGGAGAATCAAAGTTCTAGCCACACATTTAAAGTCCGAAGTCCACCAGAACTTGGAAGAAAACTGTTCAGTCAACATCTGCGTCATCTTTTTatcatccttcctttttctctgctcaataaatattttaaagcataaaaaaaagatatgcagtCACGAGGCACGGAGGGACATGGCTTGGTGTAGGGTCAAtccacctccactgtgggcccaTTGTCTCTTCCCTTaagccccaccttgttggtgatggggaggaAAATGCTGTCATCCCAGTCTCTCCTGCCCATACTGGGTGTCCCAGAACATTCTGTTCAGGTTGTCATCACAGTGCCACGTAGGCCCCTTCAAAGTCTTCCATGCCTCCCAGGtgcttggctgggattcaaaccccagtGTCTTAAAGATCCTGCTCCATGTGGCCTCATTCTGGGAAGTGCTACTCAACCCAGACAGCCGAAAAAGGGCCTTTGGCTCCTCAACTTGCCAAGTGGGTGCAAGTGGGGCGCTATATCCCACTCCATTGTCACCTGTGCCTCCCAAGtgcttggctgggattcaaaccttgATGTCTTAAAGGATTCTACTTTGCATGCCCCGGTTCCAGGGCACTGTCACTCAGCCAGCAGACAAATGGCCTCTGGCTGGTGAGGGACTTGCAGAGTCTTTTGTCCTTGGGATGGCTATTTACTTTCTTTCCACAGCACTCAAGGGAGGGGATTGCTCTCTCTGACTGTGCCTGGGAGCTACCTACTGAGCCTGGGTCTGACTCCCCTCCTTTCCAGGTGCATGAACAGGGTGGAGAAAGCCCCACAATTAGAAATTggttttttctccatttttttctgttcccccatccatggtttttctcttgtccaaatataGTCCTAcacttccacagcctctctttctcttcctttggtctctccacagaaggggctccCTTCCCTTGTTCCTACGCCGCCACCAGTTTTATCTCTCCCAGTCTGCAATCATGTACGTAACACCTGCCATGCCATTCCCATGGGCCCCTGTAGATGTTTCTGTCACTCTGTAGCCCAGATTCCTGGAATTCCAAGTGTTCTGGCCTCAATATGTTGTGTGTGAGGGATGAGGGAGTTTTGAGTTCctctacttctccaccatgttgaCTCCTCCTACAGAACATTGGAAGATGTTTCTAGTTATAATGTGGTCAATTTCTGATTGCAGTtcaacaaatcaggaaacaaaaTGGCAAACAAGTGCAAAGATGGCAATGATTTTGTATAAATTGTCCTTAATTGccattgcttaaaaaaaagtaaatttaaatcaCAGATAGTGGTATAGAGTCAATATTAATTGATTAGAATATTGTTATTCAAACATATATGGCAGTGCTAAAGCAATATTCAGAGGTAACTACTTAGTGGAAATATTTTCACTATgtacatgataaaaataaaaataaacaacattaaaatgaaGAGAACTAAGAGATTTTCAGAAAGCACTGGAAAGGGACtataaagaaaaaagctaaataataaaaatgttaaatcatGTACATTAAATGTATATGACATACATATCAAATGTATATTGAAGTATGTATATTAAATGATGATTCCAATAATTGATTCTTCTCAAATGAATAACTTACTAAACAAGACAGTGTATTTTTGTGAATCTAATCAATTTTTAGAGaatgcagaaaatatatttagaaatcggaaaagaaaaacaagtcagaaaagaaagtaaaaatgttttgagtCCAGTCTTGATATTATTAACACTTTTTCTAAAGGCAGCTATTATGAtcagttaaaaatgtttaaaaagtaaattctaagtcaatggaagagaaaacataaatcaccacaatggatttttaaaaattaaattctagaaaAGTGATAGcca is a window from the Suricata suricatta isolate VVHF042 chromosome 4, meerkat_22Aug2017_6uvM2_HiC, whole genome shotgun sequence genome containing:
- the LOC115290458 gene encoding LOW QUALITY PROTEIN: nucleobindin-2-like (The sequence of the model RefSeq protein was modified relative to this genomic sequence to represent the inferred CDS: inserted 3 bases in 2 codons) → MRWRTVLLQYCFLLVTCLLAALEAVPIDIDKTKVKNTQPVDSAKIEPPGTGLYYDEYLKQVIDVLETDNYFREKLQKADIEEIKSGRLSKELDLVSHHVRTKPDELKRQEVARLRMLIKXKLDSLQDTGIDHHALLKQFDHLNHLNPDKFESTDLDMLIKAETSDLDHYDKTRHEEFKKYEMMKEHERREYLKTLNEEKRKEEESKFEEMKKKHDNHPKVNHPGSKDQLKEVWEETDGLDPNDFDPKTFFKLHDVNNDRFLDEQELEALFTKXEKVYDPKNEEDDMVEMEEERLRMREHVMNEVDANKDRLVTLEEFLKATEKKEFLEPDSWETLDQQQFFTEEELKEYENLISLQENELKKKADELQKQKEELQRQNDQLEAQKLEYHQVVQQMEQKKLQQEIPPSGPGGESKF